In the Streptomyces sp. cg36 genome, one interval contains:
- a CDS encoding PH domain-containing protein, which translates to MALFGNAHTVDPAKAQGEYGRLLGHGEQVHAAYTLIRDTMLFTDRRLIMVDKQGITGKKVEYHSVPYRSITHFAVETAGHFDLDAELKIWISSNPTPLQKTFTKGVDIYEVQAILTQFVAR; encoded by the coding sequence ATGGCGCTTTTCGGAAACGCGCACACCGTCGACCCGGCGAAGGCGCAGGGTGAGTACGGGCGGTTGCTCGGTCACGGTGAGCAGGTGCACGCCGCGTACACGCTGATACGCGACACCATGCTGTTCACCGACCGTCGCCTGATCATGGTCGACAAGCAGGGGATCACCGGCAAGAAGGTCGAGTACCACTCCGTGCCGTACCGCAGCATCACCCACTTCGCAGTGGAGACGGCCGGGCACTTCGACCTCGACGCGGAGCTGAAGATCTGGATCTCCAGCAACCCGACGCCGTTGCAGAAGACCTTCACGAAGGGGGTCGACATCTACGAGGTGCAGGCGATCCTCACACAGTTCGTGGCCCGCTGA